A genomic window from Nocardioides sp. BP30 includes:
- a CDS encoding cytochrome P450, whose amino-acid sequence MPRHAPVPLSEVDLADIDGFADERGYAQFDTLRAEAPVHWNPEPDGQGFWNVTRYEDVWTVDRDPETFTSTRFVNLEDIDDDLADARRSLLETDGQRHQALRHLIHREFSPRNLMKNYEAFLRELTKQTVDRAFAAARENDGEIDFVKLISADFPIQVLARLLDVPSEQTPQLIAWGNEMVANTDPDYAKVRLDDPESEKYKHLPFRSPTVLDVWAYGNELRESRVGGDGGDLISILANKMPQDGVPLSQLDFNNYFSLLVIAGNETTRHAISQSMLALLEQRDQLELLAADPALMETGVEELLRWASPVYHFRRTATRDVELNGTEIKEGDKVVMWFASGNRDERVFADPYKLDVTRTNVDHMTFGKGSPHLCLGNNLARLEIKLMFQELLPRLAEIELVGDVRRVRSNFVNGIKGFPVRIREN is encoded by the coding sequence ATGCCCCGTCACGCCCCGGTCCCGCTCTCCGAGGTCGACCTCGCCGACATCGACGGCTTCGCCGACGAGCGCGGCTACGCCCAGTTCGACACCCTCCGGGCCGAGGCTCCGGTGCACTGGAACCCCGAGCCCGACGGCCAGGGCTTCTGGAACGTCACCCGCTACGAGGACGTGTGGACCGTCGACCGGGACCCGGAGACCTTCACCTCGACCAGGTTCGTCAACCTCGAGGACATCGACGACGACCTGGCCGACGCCCGCCGGTCGCTGCTGGAGACCGACGGTCAGCGCCACCAGGCGCTGCGCCACCTCATCCACCGCGAGTTCAGCCCGCGCAACCTGATGAAGAACTACGAGGCGTTCCTGCGCGAGCTGACCAAGCAGACCGTCGACCGGGCCTTCGCCGCCGCACGGGAGAACGACGGTGAGATCGACTTCGTCAAGCTGATCAGCGCCGACTTCCCGATCCAGGTGCTCGCGCGACTCCTCGACGTACCCTCCGAGCAGACCCCGCAGCTCATCGCCTGGGGCAACGAGATGGTGGCCAACACCGACCCCGACTACGCCAAGGTCCGGCTCGACGACCCGGAGTCGGAGAAGTACAAGCACCTGCCGTTCCGTTCGCCGACCGTGCTCGACGTGTGGGCCTACGGCAACGAGCTGCGCGAATCGCGCGTAGGCGGGGACGGCGGCGATCTGATCTCCATCCTGGCCAACAAGATGCCGCAGGACGGCGTACCGCTCTCGCAGCTGGACTTCAACAACTACTTCTCGCTGCTGGTCATCGCCGGCAACGAGACCACCCGGCACGCGATCAGCCAGTCGATGCTCGCCCTGCTCGAGCAGCGCGACCAGCTCGAGCTGCTGGCCGCCGACCCGGCCCTGATGGAGACCGGCGTGGAGGAGCTGCTGCGCTGGGCCTCGCCCGTCTACCACTTCCGGCGGACGGCCACGCGCGACGTCGAGCTCAACGGCACCGAGATCAAGGAGGGCGACAAGGTGGTGATGTGGTTCGCCTCGGGCAACCGCGACGAGCGCGTCTTCGCCGACCCCTACAAGCTCGACGTCACCCGCACCAACGTCGACCACATGACCTTCGGCAAGGGCAGCCCGCACCTGTGCCTGGGCAACAACCTGGCGCGGTTGGAGATCAAGCTGATGTTCCAGGAGCTGCTGCCGCGTCTCGCCGAGATCGAGCTGGTCGGCGACGTACGGCGGGTTCGCAGCAACTTCGTCAACGGGATCAAGGGCTTTCCGGTGCGGATCAGGGAGAACTGA
- a CDS encoding DedA family protein: MTLASDDPEPQAPHRGPLPWGDGAGRTDVAIALLIGLCVVYSLALWPLVPALIGSHPLLLEIVGGSTLAEVTVGAHSRLGELPLWWAVLAGVPSTMMFDWVFWWAGRRWGDRALHLVLGGDRSPRGAARRDARVARFERLAERFGPVAVVLAYYLPVPSVLVYVGAGLSGMRLRTFLVLDLLGTVLWVGPIVGLGYAVGRPAVDVIDRIDHYSTYLAIAIAVLLVAVQARRHRAAP; encoded by the coding sequence ATGACGCTCGCCTCGGACGACCCGGAGCCGCAGGCGCCCCACCGCGGGCCCCTGCCGTGGGGCGACGGCGCCGGGAGGACCGACGTCGCGATCGCGCTGCTGATCGGCCTGTGCGTCGTCTACTCGCTGGCGCTGTGGCCGCTCGTCCCGGCGCTGATCGGGTCGCACCCGTTGCTGCTCGAGATCGTCGGCGGGTCGACGCTGGCCGAGGTGACGGTCGGGGCGCACAGCCGGCTGGGCGAGCTGCCGCTGTGGTGGGCAGTGCTCGCCGGCGTGCCCAGCACGATGATGTTCGACTGGGTCTTCTGGTGGGCGGGCCGGCGGTGGGGCGACCGCGCCCTGCACCTGGTGCTGGGCGGCGACCGGTCCCCGCGGGGAGCCGCCCGACGCGACGCGCGCGTCGCCCGGTTCGAGCGGCTGGCCGAACGGTTCGGGCCGGTGGCAGTCGTGCTCGCCTACTACCTGCCCGTCCCCTCGGTGCTGGTCTACGTCGGCGCCGGCCTGTCGGGGATGCGACTGCGCACCTTCCTGGTCCTCGACCTGCTCGGCACCGTGCTGTGGGTCGGACCGATCGTCGGGCTGGGGTACGCCGTGGGCAGGCCGGCGGTCGACGTGATCGACCGCATCGACCACTACTCGACGTACCTGGCCATCGCGATCGCCGTGCTGCTCGTCGCCGTCCAGGCACGGCGGCACCGGGCGGCCCCGTGA
- the cls gene encoding cardiolipin synthase yields the protein MAALPSLHDLVGAIVVVGVFVLGLLTAVRAITRPNREPASRIAWVAVIMCLPVVGIVAYLFLGETSIGRERLERLRRAEERLAHPAGSPATVSDRVDASVADLCSSINDYPPVAGNRVVLLGDPDAPPASPGIDSNLAVDALVEAIGGAREHVHISFYIWLEDHNGVRVAEAVAAAARRGVVCRVMADAMGSRDFIGGRRWDELREAGVQLVSTLQDIPRLGHFALGRVDLRNHRKIVVIDNRVAFCGSQNCADPEFRVKPKFAPWVDVLLRCEGPVVRQAQHLFLTSWIAETGDGEGAEELYPLPGAGPAPETFEPGVVAQMFGTGPTTHGNAMSDAFVATLYAAQHELIITTPYLVPDEAMLRALCAAPRRGVETTLIVPARNDSPLVASASRSTYPDLLASGVRVHEYPLGLLHTKSITVDRRLALVGSANMDRRSLELNFENNLLLLDPALTEVIRQRQLGYLSQSIPVEAGAAERSFRRRLVDNVVGMLSPLL from the coding sequence GTGGCCGCGTTGCCGAGCCTGCACGACCTGGTCGGGGCCATCGTCGTGGTCGGGGTGTTCGTCCTCGGGCTGCTCACCGCCGTCCGTGCGATCACCCGGCCCAACCGGGAGCCGGCGTCACGGATCGCCTGGGTGGCGGTGATCATGTGCCTGCCGGTGGTCGGGATCGTCGCCTACCTGTTCCTCGGCGAGACCAGCATCGGTCGCGAGCGCCTGGAGCGGCTGCGCCGGGCCGAGGAGCGGCTGGCCCACCCCGCCGGCTCCCCGGCGACGGTGTCCGACCGGGTGGACGCATCGGTCGCGGACCTGTGCTCCTCGATCAACGACTACCCGCCGGTGGCGGGGAACCGGGTGGTGCTGCTCGGTGACCCGGACGCGCCACCGGCATCGCCCGGCATCGACTCGAACCTCGCCGTCGACGCGCTGGTCGAGGCGATCGGCGGCGCGCGCGAGCACGTCCACATCAGCTTCTACATCTGGCTCGAGGACCACAACGGCGTCCGGGTCGCCGAGGCCGTGGCGGCGGCCGCTCGTCGCGGGGTGGTCTGCCGGGTGATGGCCGACGCGATGGGCTCGCGGGACTTCATCGGCGGCCGGCGCTGGGACGAGCTGCGCGAGGCAGGGGTCCAGCTGGTCTCGACACTGCAGGACATCCCGCGGCTGGGTCACTTCGCCCTGGGCCGGGTCGATCTGCGCAACCACCGCAAGATCGTGGTGATCGACAACCGGGTGGCGTTCTGCGGCAGCCAGAACTGCGCGGATCCCGAGTTCCGGGTCAAGCCGAAGTTCGCGCCCTGGGTCGACGTACTCCTGCGCTGCGAGGGACCGGTGGTCCGGCAGGCACAGCACCTGTTCCTCACCAGCTGGATCGCCGAGACCGGCGACGGCGAGGGCGCCGAGGAGCTCTACCCCCTGCCCGGTGCCGGGCCCGCGCCGGAGACCTTCGAGCCGGGCGTCGTCGCGCAGATGTTCGGCACCGGCCCCACGACGCACGGCAACGCGATGTCGGACGCGTTCGTCGCGACCCTGTACGCCGCCCAGCACGAGCTGATCATCACCACGCCGTACCTCGTCCCGGACGAGGCGATGCTGCGCGCGCTGTGCGCGGCGCCGCGGCGCGGCGTGGAGACGACCCTGATCGTCCCGGCCCGCAACGACTCGCCTCTGGTCGCCTCCGCCTCGCGCAGCACCTATCCGGACCTGCTCGCCTCCGGTGTGCGGGTCCACGAGTACCCGCTCGGTCTGCTGCACACCAAGTCGATCACCGTCGACCGCCGACTGGCGCTGGTCGGCTCGGCGAACATGGACCGGCGCAGCCTCGAGCTCAACTTCGAGAACAACCTGCTCCTCCTCGACCCCGCGCTCACCGAGGTGATCCGGCAGCGGCAGCTGGGCTACCTGTCCCAGTCGATCCCCGTCGAGGCCGGCGCCGCCGAACGCTCGTTCCGCCGCCGGCTGGTGGACAACGTCGTCGGGATGCTCTCCCCGCTCCTGTGA